In Leptidea sinapis chromosome 2, ilLepSina1.1, whole genome shotgun sequence, the sequence AATAGATGATAATGGAAATATATTCTACGAATGTGAGGCAAAATACGTTAAAGTTTTACTGAAAGGTTTTCAGGAATCTATAGAATTTGTTGGATTGCCAAAGAACTCTGCAAGAGCTGTCTCTATGGATGACAATAATCGTGTAATTTTAGCTTCCAATGATGGCTTATACTGGTTGAAACCAGATAACATGATTCCAAAGAAGTTGATGGACTTAGATTATGTACCCGCTGGGATAGCGTTTAATGGAGATAACTTTTACATATCTACAACAGAAATGATTTATGAATATAATCCAtgtatttaagaaataaaaactttttgaggtgatgataatatttttttataaacaatctTGTTCTTTGAAGTTTAGGGACTACTTTGGTTTAGAAGTATATAAATACTTCTCTTAAGACTGACATTGAAGCGAGCGTATCTAAAGAGCAATGCATTTTTGAGTAGTTAGATGAAAATTAATAAGCAATTAAGAAAAAAGTAAGCCTGCGTTTTAGGTGAGTGTAcgcatttttttaaaggtaACCGTATTGTATCTACCTGAATACACCACTACAATAGAGTTTATTCCACAATTTGTTAGTGCATGGAAGAAAATACCTCTAAATCTGcattgtggaggaacgccacacatccatctGGATCTGTGGACCATCTGAGCAACATCCGCGGATGGTGCAATTGTGGGATACAACGGCAGGTATCGGTTCGAACATTCAGTCAACTATTCGGAAAACTCTCCCTGATAAATGCGACAGAAAACACACAACGAGGACAACGCCAAGCGATCGAGCCGTTCTACTGGATCTATGACATTTGGAGCAGCAGCTTAATTACAAGTCGTCAAATAGTTCGAGCTGATAATGtattttaatgggtagggcatatcaattaccatcagctgaacgtcaacTGTGCtcacctcgtcccttattttcataaaaaaactgaaatcTCTCAATATGTAGATGGACCTGTGCCATCTAGAGCGCTTGAACTATAGTTTTGCTCTATTCATAGCCCTGTTTTTGTTCAGAGCCAATAATTGCCTTAATCAACAGTTAAATAAAATCCAATATACAAAGGCATTTCgagatttatattaatttgtcatCAACATTTTGTAACAAGCTGTAGCAGCTTAAGTATTCATGGAAATAGGGGATAACTCTCATCTTTGTCTCAAATGGCTCCAGAAGTCGAGATATTTCTTGAGCAAAAATATAGCGTTGCGTTTTTTATTCTTTCAACTACAAAACAAGCATTATCTACCGATAGCATCATTAGGTGAAACGTAAGACCTCAAAAGGCCACGGAACTTTAAAAGGTTAGTATTTCACACGTGGTGAGAATAAAGCTTAGCGACTATAATTATCCAAAATTCGAAGGAAATGAGATAGTACCGTAGAAGTAGTACGAAGATAGACTGACCTGGAGGTGATGAAGCCGATGCCGGTGTGTGTAAGAAATTAATAAGAAAGAAGAATGCATACTCCGTATAATCTTGAATGCAAATATGTGGACTTGGAATGTGGAATGTCAATTTGTTAACccaatgggtaccacaacggcgcctatttctgctgtgaaacaggaatgtgtaaacaatattgtgtttcggtctgaagggcgccggagctagtgaaataactgggaaatgagacttaacatcttgtctcaaggtgacgagcgcatttttagtgccgctcagaatatttgggtctttcaagaaccctaactgcactgcattgtaatgggtaaggcgtatcagttaccatcaactgaacatgctcgtctcgtcccttacttttataaaaaaaacagcgtCTTTCGTGTCAGCTAGTtgctaatataaattattttcactatGGGAAGGAAGTTCTACTTCTCACACGCATACATATCTTTTATTTCTCAAACACCAAACAAATGGACACACATTTGAAacgaaagtataaaaactcaCCGTAAATTCGAATGAAACATTTGGCTGTTCCAACTTTCACGTTGATCTACCAACTAATCTATTCACATTGTTCCACGAAGGGCTTGTGTTTAATTCTTCATTGAAAGAGAGTCAAAACATTATCTATTATAACAGTTACATCACTATTTTTCTATGAATTACAATATCCTTATAAAGGgtgtcattattttataaatgataatatgaACTTTACTAAGACGGAAACAgattttttaattctaaatttTTACGTGAATTTTTTGGCgtttataaccgacttcaaaaaggaggaagttctcaattcgatcggtatttttattacttactgaGATATATAACCCGATTTACGTAAtgcttctttagttcgatgcggaatagatgaaatttggtcatagttttcattttatgaaattttttgatTACGTCGataatgtaattgtttttatgtacgagatttttaggagttttcgttcagattgattatatattattgatattaactgatactaaaattaatttaattaatttattttaattataatttgattgctaagtatttcaaatacaattatcaaatattatattgaattaaactattaatatataaataatataaattaatataaatataaatataaatataaatataaatataaatataaatataaatataaatataaatataaatataaatataaatataaatataaatataaatataaatataaatataaatataaatataaatataaatataaatataaatataaatataaatataaatataaatataaatataaatataaatataaatataaatataaatataaatataaatatattaatctgTAACATAAATACCTACTTTTAATGACCTTGTAAAGCTACGGCtccctgcagaccgaaacacaataatgctcacacattaacTGTTTCgaggcagaaaaaggcgccgttatggtacccataatctagccctcTTCCTTTGCAAAGAAGTAAATGTAAATGCCcctagtcgcctcttacgataaCTTTGGGCCTGAGCctttcctattctttttatgccccggggaagcacagggcaacaATACTGTCTTTcaataccagaagaatcacaggattCCTtttaagatacccatgtcgtatcgtgctGGAAACACCGtgtaaggaagctcattcaacagtTTAGTTGTAGGTGGAAGAAATTTCTTTGAAAACTGTACTGTAGAGAAACTCCAGATATGTATATGGTGAGATTAATTGAGTTTGTACTTTATATAGGTAGATATATTGTACGTTTTTATGAGGCCCCAAACGGAAATCTAGGTAGTGGCTACAGCGCTACTTTCACCTACAACGGTCCTGTTAAACTTCCCTTACTGTTTTCACTTATTTTTAGCAGACAGCtcaagaaacccgacctctttTCACCCACAATTTGATTGTTGTATGCAACCCCATGGGTGAATACCCCAATGGGTCTTTCAGTGGGCTGTGCCGGAATTTAATCGGCTAAAGTCGGTGTACCATAGCGTGCATATGTAGGGTGAACCAGGAATAGCGTTAGTAAACACATCCGATACCCCTGCTGACGCCTACTCGAAAATACTCACCACCTTCAGTTTCAACGTAGAAACTTTGGAAAGACTACGTTCAGGTACACGCAGACTCCTTCTGTGTGATCAGCACTTAAATGCTTGTTGCTACCATGGAGCGTATGACGGCCGGCGGCGGAAGATCTTGATGACTGCATTGAAGGCCCGCTGTGAGACCCAAGCATACTACGAGTGTATGCTGAACGGAAGCCTCACTGCAGTCAGTGGTGACAGACGGGAATCAATTATCTCCTTGCGCCCAAGTGCAGGAACTTCCagaagaatatttgaatttgaactccCATGTTGTGGCCCaactataggatctactttacagttggtaacctgctcaaccccaataattgcatattggATTGGAAATTGATCTTCCACTTGAGGAGGCTTCACGAAGGCAAAGCCAGCACGTGAAGCCTCCAGCCGGGACGACCATGGAGCCATCACCTACTCCTACCAGCTCATACCATCTCAGAAAGTAAGCAGTATTTTCAAACTGATTCAGGCTTCCGCGAGAGATGTTGTAGAACACAATGTACTCGTTTTCCTGCAGTTCTATAGCATTGAGAACTGAATAATCTTTCaggtagaaaataaaattgttttaaacacTTAACCGAGCCGCAAACTACACTACTGAACTTTTTTTCTTTCACCAATAGAAAGCTGTGTTATCAGTGAGtaacatgatattatattttgaaaaattttgattttttgcgAAAATTGCGCAACTAAGCTAATTGAAAATGTATTTCTACAGTCCCAATGAGGACTCCGTTATTACTGAGCTAGTCGAATGAATTGtcacatacaatattttatgatataaaatattgataaccACAAACAGAGACCAGTTATAAAAGGAGGAGAGCCgtgacataatatttataatatccaTTTCCCCAAAGAATACTTATAGTAAATTCTCGGGAATTGACTCCATGCTTCAAATTTACTAATCACtgggagttttccgaagagctgtttttcCTTACGCCAAAACTAACTTCACACCTTCGCAAAAATTTTGatatgtcatccccaccatctggatgttggCGTTTCTCAACAGTCCATTCACGTATCACCAATCCATGGATTGAGCTTGCTTGCGCGTTTCTACCAGGACAATACGACAGTACCTCCAAAAAAGCGTACACATTTCTAagaggccggcaacactcctgtgaatcctctgatGTCTTAGGAGAAAGTAGGcggtttaaaataataatgaagaaGATTTTTCTTAatccttataataatattctccataacaatttaattaatcatCCTTTATATTGTCTGCACCGTTATTTACAAAACCGTACTCTTATGCATAACAATACTCATGTTTAATAAAGTCGCGAATGATTCAATGTCGCAATATTCGCAATCCACTTGTCCAGTCAGGTGAGagatacattaattattctgaTTAAGAAATTTTTAATCAATTGACAAGATTCCAAAAATTTTGCAGCAATTAGATGCGTTATCCTATTGAAGTGAAAGTAGCTAATGTTTTTGTGAAAGTTAGAAATAGATTGCGTGTTAATTGTGATTTGTGTTAGTGCGGTTATAATGCATAAATAGTCCATATTAGTAAGAGTAGAATAGTGCAGTGTTCTTCCGGGGCCGTACGACCTAGACCACTCCTATTTCTTTGTCAGAATAACTGTGATCAATTGGTGTAGGTAcagactagtttcggaccaatTCATCAGTGTGTTGAGTTTTCGGTTATTgctcttagtcgcctcttacacccttgggcctaggacttcccttttctttttatgccccggagAACAACAGGGAAAATATAATCGGCAATGTGAGCAAGAATTTTTCAGTAGCACATTGGTGAAagtctgtttttttatttctttgatcTAGATTATATCTATTTGTCCTCACAACAGTCCATCACGGTAGCCTCCATTCGTTTCCGGCTCCATTCCATATTTTAATTCGACCGCGGTACTCTCCTTATACGATAGTAATTTATCAGGTTTTGAAGATAAGGATTGACCTGATGATCCTTGACACTTTTTGTTATGAAACAAAACTGTTGATTGCCATTCCTATTGCTTAAGAAATTTTCATATCAAAGACCACATTTATCAACTAATACTTCTCTCATTTTCAGATGACATGCCTTTAAGATGGTTTCTACAAAATTCGTTTTAGCCTTACTTGTTTCACTTGCTTTCACAACCCTTGCTCAAAAATGCGAAAGGATTAAAATTGGAAATGAATACTACAAACGACAATTAATTGCTGCCATAGATGGCTATCCAACCGGTATAGTTGTTGACCCAAGAACTGAAAACATATTCTTCTTACTTCATAAAAGGAACTATACTAAAGGCATTCATATTTTACGGCACGGCTCTTTAGGTATCAAGGAAATACCAGTTTCTGATGATTACATTGGACAATGTGTTGGAGTGGATGCAGCCAATAATATCATCTATGTAGGAACGAATCAAGGTCTTGTGACTTACGATTATTCAAGAACCGATATACTAGTAGAAAGACCAATAGGAGATGATGATATCCGTAATATATTTATCGATAAAACAAACAACCAAATGTACATCACTACAGGTCCAAACCATGATATTTTCACATTCGTAAACGGTTCGGCTGCTGTTAAGAGATACGATAAAATCCCAAAagcatacaattttattttggaTACTAAAGGAAACGCTTTCTACGAATACGTAGATGGTAGACTGTATTTCTTTTCAGTTGATTTATATGAACCAATTCAATAtaagggtttttcaagagaACTAAAGTATATTCTGAAATTGAACAACCGTGAGGAAGCTATAGTT encodes:
- the LOC126972869 gene encoding uncharacterized protein LOC126972869; the protein is MVSTKFVLALLVSLAFTTLAQKCERIKIGNEYYKRQLIAAIDGYPTGIVVDPRTENIFFLLHKRNYTKGIHILRHGSLGIKEIPVSDDYIGQCVGVDAANNIIYVGTNQGLVTYDYSRTDILVERPIGDDDIRNIFIDKTNNQMYITTGPNHDIFTFVNGSAAVKRYDKIPKAYNFILDTKGNAFYEYVDGRLYFFSVDLYEPIQYKGFSRELKYILKLNNREEAIVAVKGSLFRLFTKSVLPVKIGQLGFKITGMAFDHRNNIIFGTRGKIYKYKPIDTNDPCPPDDYFMTSI